The genome window CCGTCCCCTTTCCTCCCCGCCCTCAAGGGCCGGGTTTCTCGGGGACACTGATGAAAAATGTATGCCTTGCTGGTTGGGGTGGTGCCCTGGTGCTGGTTATGCTGCTCTGGGGTGGTGTCTCCGTGGCGGCACCTTCCTCTGAGGCCAGCCCTACGACTTGGAATCGCTCTTCCACGCAAGTGGATGACTATGACAAGCTGACGGCTACTGAGCGGGAGGTCCAGAGTCTCGGTTGCCTGGTGGCTGGTAGTAGTGTCGGGATGGCCACCGTGTTGTTTGGTGGTACTGGTCTGGCCTTTTTGGGTGGGCAAGGTGCGGCTACCGCAACTGCTGTGGCAATCCCTGTGCTCTCAGCAGCGATTGCAACTGGTTGTGCCATTGGTGCCCAAGCAGCACTGGGTGTTGTCTGGCTGCACCATCACCAGAGAGTTCTGCTCGACCAGTGGAAAATTTTCTATTCGACGCCGTCATCGATCGCGAGTCCAACTCCGCCGAAATAATGCTGGGATCAATGGGGGATAGCTTTCGTATCATTATGATTATAATTGTTTTTCTGGTGCCAACTTGCGCGGACTAGCCCCAGGTCTCTCGCCTCCAATCATCGAATACAGCCCCCTTGACAGGAGGGAGCGGGATCACAACAATACCGCCCCCTGCACTACGTGCATGTGATTGTGCTCTCGGAGGGGTTCCCGAGCGGCTAAAGGGATCAGACTGTAAATCTGACGGCTCTGCCTTCGGTGGTTCGAATCCACCCCCCTCCACCACTTTAAGCACTGGGTGGTTGACAGCCGAGTTGGACAGGCGGGTGTAGTTCAATGGTAGAACCTCAGCCTTCCAAGCTGATGACATGGGTTCGATTCCCATTACCCGCTCCACAGTTTTTAGATTGGCCAGATTGTCGCGCCCACATAGCTCAGTCGGTAGAGCACTTCCTTGGTAAGGAAGAGGTCACCAGTTCAAATCTGGTTGTGGGCTCCATATTATTTGTAAATTCTCTCAATGAATGCGGCGGGTGACTCCACCCTAGCCGCGGTTGCGTAATACCAAGTTCCCAAATTTAGGGGGAGTGCCCGACGATGTCCAAGGAGAAATTTCAACGAACCAAGCCCCACTTGAATGTTGGCACCATCGGCCACGTCGACCATGGCAAGACGACGCTGACGGCGGCAATGACCAAGGTGCTGGCTTTACGTTATGGTGGGGAGTACAAGGCCTACGACCAGATCGATGCGGCTCCCGAAGAGCGGGCACGCGGAATTACCATCGCTACGGCCCACGTTGAGTACCAGTCGGAGAAACGTCACTACGCCCACGTCGACTGTCCGGGCCATGCTGACTACGTTAAGAATATGATTACCGGTGCTGCCCAGATGGATGGGGCGATCCTGGTGGTGTCGGCAGCGGATGGTCCTATGCCCCAGACCCGTGAGCACATCCTCCTGGCGCGCCAGGTAGGCGTGCCCCACATCGTGGTCTACATGAACAAGGCGGACATGATCGATGACGCCGAGTTGCTGGAATTGGTCGAGATGGAAGTGCGCGAGCTGCTCGACAAATACCAATTCCCTGGGGATACCACACCGATTGTGATAGGTTCCGCGCTCAAGGCGTTGGAAGGTGATACCTCGGATATGGGAATAGGGTCGATCCTCAAGCTAGTCTCGGCGATGGATGCCTATTTCCCGCAGCCAGTGCGAGCCATAGACCGACCGTTCCTGATGCCCATTGAGGATGTCTTTACCATCTCGGGGCGCGGTACGGTGGTAACGGGGCGCGTCGAACGCGGAATCGTCAAGGTGGGGGATGAAGTCGAGATCGTCGGGATTAACTCGACCGTGAAGACTACCTGCACCGGCGTGGAGATGTTCCGCAAGCTGCTGGATCAGGGTGAGGCGGGGGATAACGTTGGGGTGCTGTTGCGCGGAACCAAGCGCGACGATGTTGAGCGTGGGCAGGTGTTGGCCAAGCCAGGTTCGATCACGCCGCATACCCGCTTTATCGCCGAGGTGTACGTGCTCTCCAAGGAAGAGGGTGGACGACATACTCCGTTCTTCAAGGGATATCGTCCACAGTTCTATTTCCGTACCACGGACGTGACGGGTGCCATTGATCTACCGGAAGGGGTAGAAATGGTAATGCCTGGTGATAATATCCAGGTGACCGTTTCGTTGATCAACCCAATTGCAATGGAAGAAGGGCTGCGTTTTGCCATTCGCGAAGGGGGACGTACGGTTGGTGCGGGTGTTGTTGCCAAGATCATTGATTAAAAATTACATTGGCCGGCGCTGTCCCCGGCCAATAATTTCTAGGCCAGTAGCTCAATTGGCAGAGCGGCGGTCTCCAAAACCGCAGGTTGGGGGTTCGAGACCCTCCTGGCCTGCCAATCCACAGGGTTTAGCCCTGTGCCTCCCTCCCGGGACAATGTCCCAGCATAGGGATTCGTGATGTCGGACCAACTCAAGCTAGGGCTGGCGGTCCTTGTCTTAACGGCGGGGATCGGAGCCTTCTATTATTTTTCAGACCTTTCCACCTTCATACGTATCTTCGCCCTTTTGGTGGCGGGGGGAGCGACGGTAGCTATTGTCTTGCAGACGGTAGCGGGGAGAGAGGCGTGGGACTTCGTCCTGGAATCTCGGGGCGAGGTGCGCAAAGTGGTGTGGCCGACTCGTGCCGAGACGGTCCAGGCTACCCTCGTGGTGGTGGGCATGGTGGTAGTGATGGCCCTCCTCATGTGGTTCCTGGACGCCCTGCTATTGTGGGCGGTACGCCTGCTTACCAGTTCCGGGGGGTAAACCCATGGCGATGCGCTGGTATGTAGTCCATGCCTACTCTGGCTTTGAGAGTACGGTGCGCCGTTCCTTGGCAGAGCGTGTCAAACGTTCCGGGCTAGACCACAAATTTGGCCAAATATTGGTCCCTACCGAGGAAGTGGTGGAGATGCGCGAGGGACAGAAGCGCAAGAGCGAGCGTAAATTCTTTCCAGGCTATGTCCTCGTTCAGATGGAGATGGACGACGAGACCTGGCACCTGGTCAACGAGATCCCCAAGGTGATGGGATTCGTCGGTGGAACAAGCGACAAACCGGCCCCTATTACCGAGAAAGAGGCCCAAGAGATCCTCCAACGGATGCAAGATGGGACGGATAAGCCACGACCGAAGGTCCGATTCGCTCC of Gammaproteobacteria bacterium contains these proteins:
- the secE gene encoding Protein translocase subunit SecE; the encoded protein is MSDQLKLGLAVLVLTAGIGAFYYFSDLSTFIRIFALLVAGGATVAIVLQTVAGREAWDFVLESRGEVRKVVWPTRAETVQATLVVVGMVVVMALLMWFLDALLLWAVRLLTSSGG
- a CDS encoding hypothetical protein (Evidence 5 : Unknown function) translates to MGIEPMSSAWKAEVLPLNYTRLSNSAVNHPVLKVVEGGGFEPPKAEPSDLQSDPFSRSGTPPRAQSHARSAGGGIVVIPLPPVKGAVFDDWRRETWG
- the tufB gene encoding translation elongation factor Tu 2 encodes the protein MSKEKFQRTKPHLNVGTIGHVDHGKTTLTAAMTKVLALRYGGEYKAYDQIDAAPEERARGITIATAHVEYQSEKRHYAHVDCPGHADYVKNMITGAAQMDGAILVVSAADGPMPQTREHILLARQVGVPHIVVYMNKADMIDDAELLELVEMEVRELLDKYQFPGDTTPIVIGSALKALEGDTSDMGIGSILKLVSAMDAYFPQPVRAIDRPFLMPIEDVFTISGRGTVVTGRVERGIVKVGDEVEIVGINSTVKTTCTGVEMFRKLLDQGEAGDNVGVLLRGTKRDDVERGQVLAKPGSITPHTRFIAEVYVLSKEEGGRHTPFFKGYRPQFYFRTTDVTGAIDLPEGVEMVMPGDNIQVTVSLINPIAMEEGLRFAIREGGRTVGAGVVAKIID
- a CDS encoding membrane hypothetical protein (Evidence 5 : Unknown function); amino-acid sequence: MKNVCLAGWGGALVLVMLLWGGVSVAAPSSEASPTTWNRSSTQVDDYDKLTATEREVQSLGCLVAGSSVGMATVLFGGTGLAFLGGQGAATATAVAIPVLSAAIATGCAIGAQAALGVVWLHHHQRVLLDQWKIFYSTPSSIASPTPPK
- the nusG gene encoding transcription termination factor NusG, which produces MAMRWYVVHAYSGFESTVRRSLAERVKRSGLDHKFGQILVPTEEVVEMREGQKRKSERKFFPGYVLVQMEMDDETWHLVNEIPKVMGFVGGTSDKPAPITEKEAQEILQRMQDGTDKPRPKVRFAPGEVVRVIDGPFNDFNGVVEEVNYEKNRLQVAVLIFGRSTPVELEFGQVEKA